One window from the genome of Trueperaceae bacterium encodes:
- a CDS encoding thioesterase has product MQNYNRETIFLCGEHKWSITGASFQDPNANRMLGHMSHNTNIQVRFVDTDALGHVNNSAFAHYAEDARIRFFQDLGGKLGHLILARLAIDFRNQVHFGNELTVTTQVANVGTSSIRLQQKIRSRLNDLAVAAEVESVVVYFDYQANHPIPVPEGLRKKLDPFRVI; this is encoded by the coding sequence TTGCAGAATTATAATCGTGAGACTATTTTCTTGTGTGGTGAGCATAAATGGTCAATTACAGGTGCTTCTTTCCAAGATCCTAATGCCAATCGTATGCTGGGTCACATGAGTCATAACACTAATATCCAGGTCCGATTCGTTGATACTGACGCTTTGGGTCACGTCAACAACAGTGCCTTTGCTCATTATGCTGAGGATGCACGTATCAGATTCTTCCAAGATCTTGGCGGTAAACTTGGCCACTTAATATTAGCTCGTTTAGCTATAGACTTTCGGAACCAGGTTCACTTTGGTAACGAACTCACGGTTACTACGCAAGTTGCAAACGTGGGTACAAGCAGCATACGTCTTCAGCAGAAGATTAGGTCCAGACTTAATGATTTGGCAGTTGCAGCTGAGGTCGAGTCAGTAGTGGTTTATTTTGACTACCAGGCTAACCATCCAATACCTGTTCCCGAAGGCCTTAGGAAGAAACTAGATCCTTTTCGCGTGATTTAA
- a CDS encoding MFS transporter, producing the protein MQLCRTVRVSSSQVRQETSTEFHTEQIVTIASGHVVHDTYTAFIAPLLPLLRERLGIGYALAGGLTIFTQIPSLLNPLIGYLADRMSLRYFVIFAPALTATLVSCLGLANNYLSLVLLLLLAGVSVAGFHAPAPVMIAQVAGRRVGTGMGIFMAAGELGRTLVPVAVIAAVGWFGLEGLWRASFVGWAVSGVLYWRLRNVQAKPSITGGSFLPWKSFRKVFPALTWLMLARTLMHAGLTVFLPLFMTEVRQSSLWLAAAALTILEAGGVIGALGSGIVSDRSGRARVLLVLFFLAPLLMLAFLIAPSWMSVPLLFVLGLTAISPTPIFLAIVQEEFTESRALANGTFMALNFLTRSLGVWVAGLMADSFGLERVLLLGALVAFAALPAVWFLRRNTVYK; encoded by the coding sequence ATGCAATTATGTAGGACAGTGCGGGTATCATCTTCGCAAGTACGGCAAGAAACTAGTACTGAGTTCCACACTGAGCAAATCGTAACTATTGCTAGTGGTCATGTTGTTCATGACACGTATACGGCTTTTATCGCACCATTGTTACCGCTTCTCCGAGAACGCCTGGGCATTGGTTATGCGCTTGCGGGTGGACTTACAATTTTCACCCAGATTCCAAGTTTGCTTAACCCTTTGATTGGTTACCTGGCTGATCGTATGAGCCTTCGGTATTTTGTCATCTTCGCACCGGCACTAACTGCCACTTTGGTCAGTTGCCTGGGGTTGGCTAACAACTACCTTTCGCTAGTTTTGTTACTACTCTTAGCGGGCGTGAGTGTTGCTGGTTTCCATGCACCAGCACCCGTGATGATTGCTCAAGTGGCAGGACGCAGGGTTGGTACGGGCATGGGCATCTTTATGGCTGCTGGGGAGCTTGGCCGCACGCTGGTTCCGGTGGCTGTCATTGCAGCAGTAGGATGGTTTGGCTTAGAAGGGCTTTGGAGAGCTTCTTTTGTGGGTTGGGCTGTTTCCGGGGTCCTCTATTGGCGACTCAGGAACGTGCAAGCTAAACCATCGATTACCGGTGGTAGCTTTCTTCCCTGGAAGAGTTTCCGCAAAGTCTTTCCGGCACTCACCTGGCTCATGCTTGCGAGAACGCTAATGCATGCAGGTCTCACCGTGTTTTTGCCTTTGTTCATGACCGAAGTGCGCCAGAGCAGCCTTTGGTTGGCTGCAGCAGCGTTAACTATTCTTGAAGCGGGTGGCGTTATCGGAGCCCTAGGTTCGGGGATAGTTAGTGATCGATCTGGTCGAGCCCGCGTGCTTTTGGTCTTATTTTTCCTTGCGCCATTACTTATGCTGGCGTTCTTAATTGCTCCTTCGTGGATGTCAGTACCCCTGTTGTTCGTCCTTGGTTTAACGGCCATCTCGCCAACACCAATCTTTCTAGCGATTGTGCAGGAGGAGTTTACGGAGAGCCGTGCTTTAGCAAACGGAACATTCATGGCTCTTAACTTTCTCACTCGTTCTTTAGGTGTCTGGGTTGCGGGCCTCATGGCAGACTCTTTTGGTTTGGAACGAGTTTTGTTACTGGGTGCGTTAGTAGCTTTCGCCGCATTGCCCGCAGTGTGGTTCTTACGTCGAAATACAGTCTACAAATAA
- a CDS encoding 2-amino-3-carboxymuconate-6-semialdehyde decarboxylase: MNHHELNVIDFHTHFPVANVAGPKRKATHPLLAEYARSRGERMRKEHATLPAEPSAKTDEEIDAYADRWAEQIVHHRLRRVVFVTGRDNDLLSRVVARHPDKFAGLAHHKLEPGGEVELKRAVDDLGLRGYKMLAPLTDYAFEDPRLRPIWEFCAERSLPVLIHFGFLGRGGGVVQHPRMSPLTLYEVARDFPEIPFVIPHFGAGYWRELLALCWSLPNIYVDSSGSNQWVQWMPFKLTLEDLFAKAYETIGPERMLFGSDSSYFPRGFVLRYLHDQIRICYQLNFPEEDIRAIFGGNAARLLGFDEDE; the protein is encoded by the coding sequence ATGAATCATCACGAATTAAACGTTATTGACTTCCATACCCATTTCCCAGTTGCTAATGTTGCCGGCCCAAAGCGGAAGGCGACACACCCGCTGCTAGCCGAGTACGCACGGAGTCGAGGCGAGCGCATGCGTAAAGAGCACGCTACTTTGCCTGCCGAACCATCTGCGAAAACTGATGAAGAAATAGATGCTTATGCTGATCGTTGGGCTGAGCAAATTGTGCATCATCGACTAAGACGCGTAGTTTTTGTGACTGGGCGCGACAATGACCTACTTTCCAGGGTGGTTGCGAGGCATCCCGACAAGTTCGCTGGACTTGCTCACCATAAGCTCGAACCAGGTGGTGAGGTGGAGCTGAAGCGAGCAGTTGATGATCTGGGGCTTCGGGGTTACAAGATGTTGGCACCTCTTACTGACTATGCGTTTGAGGATCCACGATTGAGACCCATTTGGGAGTTTTGTGCTGAACGGTCGCTGCCGGTCCTGATTCACTTTGGGTTTCTTGGGCGTGGTGGTGGGGTTGTGCAGCATCCAAGAATGAGTCCCCTCACGCTTTATGAGGTGGCACGTGATTTCCCAGAGATTCCATTTGTAATCCCGCATTTTGGTGCGGGCTATTGGCGTGAGTTATTGGCACTCTGCTGGAGCCTACCTAATATTTACGTTGACAGTTCGGGGTCCAACCAATGGGTGCAGTGGATGCCTTTCAAGCTTACTCTTGAAGACCTGTTCGCCAAAGCGTATGAGACGATTGGACCTGAACGAATGTTGTTTGGTTCCGACTCAAGTTACTTTCCGCGCGGCTTTGTGCTTCGGTACCTCCATGATCAGATTAGGATCTGCTACCAGCTCAATTTTCCTGAAGAAGATATTCGAGCTATCTTTGGGGGAAATGCTGCGCGACTTCTAGGATTTGATGAGGACGAATAA
- a CDS encoding aspartate aminotransferase family protein — protein sequence MSNSNESLLLVRDSSHLIHPLHAAATHAAGKVWVYGQGAHLIDADGNRFIDGLSGLWNNTAGNGRTELADAASNQMRTMGYASGYTGSSNLLAIELAERLAALTYSKINHFFFTSGGGESTDSNIKLARYYWKIKGKPEKTKVISRKFGYHGVTLAAMCATGIEAYWPMFEPRIPGFSHIPSPYPYRYEEPLGSESQGIAAADELEKQILKEGPDTVAMFLAEPVQGAGGVIVPQDDYFPRIRQICDQYNVLLVADEVITGFGRTGKMFGLEHWNVQPDLMQFAKAITSGYFPLGGIGVSDEIAAVMDHSESPWMHAYTYSSHPVGCAVALAMLDIIEQEDFVAQAELKGKKLTVNLKEALADHPNVGEIRGLGLMCGVEYVKDRETREPFSDEERVVAKIHKEAIKRGLFSRVSGDTYCIAPPVVTEDNTLDEIVEILTASTQSILG from the coding sequence ATGAGCAATTCTAATGAATCGTTACTGTTGGTTCGTGACAGTTCACATCTTATTCATCCGTTGCACGCAGCAGCTACTCATGCGGCGGGTAAGGTTTGGGTTTATGGTCAGGGTGCCCATCTTATCGATGCTGATGGGAATCGATTTATTGATGGCTTGTCGGGACTGTGGAACAACACAGCGGGTAACGGTAGAACAGAACTAGCGGATGCTGCTTCTAACCAAATGCGTACGATGGGGTACGCTTCCGGCTACACAGGTAGTTCTAACCTGCTGGCAATCGAACTTGCTGAGCGCTTAGCGGCATTAACTTATTCAAAAATTAATCATTTTTTCTTCACTTCTGGTGGTGGTGAGTCTACGGATAGCAACATTAAGCTTGCCCGGTATTACTGGAAAATCAAAGGCAAACCAGAAAAAACGAAAGTGATTTCACGAAAATTCGGGTATCACGGTGTGACGCTTGCCGCTATGTGTGCAACTGGAATAGAAGCGTATTGGCCTATGTTTGAGCCTCGGATCCCTGGATTCAGCCACATCCCATCACCATACCCATACCGTTACGAAGAACCACTTGGGTCAGAAAGTCAAGGAATTGCAGCTGCTGACGAGCTTGAGAAGCAAATACTTAAAGAAGGACCTGACACCGTAGCAATGTTTCTAGCAGAACCAGTCCAAGGTGCTGGTGGTGTGATTGTCCCACAGGATGATTACTTCCCGAGGATTAGGCAAATCTGTGACCAGTACAATGTTCTCCTGGTTGCTGATGAGGTAATTACTGGTTTCGGTAGAACAGGAAAAATGTTCGGATTGGAACACTGGAATGTACAACCCGATCTAATGCAATTCGCAAAGGCAATCACATCGGGTTATTTTCCCCTCGGTGGGATTGGCGTTAGTGACGAAATAGCCGCAGTCATGGATCACAGTGAATCACCCTGGATGCATGCTTACACTTATAGTTCTCACCCAGTCGGTTGCGCTGTCGCTCTTGCGATGCTAGATATCATTGAGCAGGAAGATTTTGTTGCACAAGCAGAGTTAAAAGGAAAAAAACTAACCGTTAATCTCAAAGAGGCTTTAGCTGATCACCCGAACGTGGGAGAAATCCGAGGCCTTGGTTTGATGTGCGGAGTGGAATACGTGAAGGATCGTGAAACACGCGAACCCTTTAGTGACGAAGAACGGGTCGTTGCTAAGATTCACAAAGAGGCCATAAAGCGCGGATTGTTCAGCCGGGTTAGTGGTGACACCTATTGCATCGCTCCCCCTGTAGTAACCGAAGACAATACTCTAGACGAGATCGTTGAAATCCTAACAGCCTCGACACAATCAATATTGGGATAG
- a CDS encoding glycerol-3-phosphate ABC transporter ATP-binding protein, translated as MAQVLLDQVNKNFGDVVAVKDFNLEINDEEFVVFVGPSGCGKTTTLRMVAGLEEVSGGLVNIDGRTVNDVPPKDRDIAMVFQNYALYPHMNVFQNMSFSLRLRRTPKAKIQERVNEAAEMLQMEDLLERRPRELSGGQRXRVALGRAIVREPKVFLMDEPLSNLDAKLRVEMRVSIKKLHQRLGVTTIYVTHDQVEAMTMGDRIVVMKDGLVQQVDSPTDLYDKPANKFSASFIGSPPMNFLIGNVQNGLISGQQFNINPDQELNQKLQKYNNQQVTVGIRPENFGLKGHTSIPDTGNIVKATVDVVEPLGAETHVFATVEGDQSIVARVDPHISLRPGDQMELLVKADSIHAFDIESEENIRYN; from the coding sequence ATGGCACAAGTCCTACTTGATCAGGTAAACAAGAACTTTGGTGACGTAGTTGCCGTTAAGGACTTTAATTTGGAGATTAACGATGAAGAGTTCGTCGTTTTTGTTGGGCCTTCAGGTTGTGGAAAAACTACGACCTTGCGGATGGTGGCTGGCCTTGAAGAAGTCAGTGGTGGCTTAGTTAACATCGATGGTCGGACTGTTAATGACGTGCCCCCTAAAGATCGTGATATTGCGATGGTTTTCCAGAATTATGCGCTCTACCCCCACATGAATGTTTTTCAGAACATGTCGTTTAGCCTGAGGTTGCGTAGAACACCCAAAGCAAAGATTCAGGAACGGGTTAATGAAGCTGCTGAAATGCTACAGATGGAGGACTTGCTAGAACGGCGTCCAAGGGAACTTTCAGGTGGACAGCGGCANCGAGTAGCTCTCGGTAGAGCTATTGTACGCGAACCTAAGGTGTTCCTGATGGATGAGCCTCTTTCTAATCTGGATGCGAAGCTTCGTGTTGAAATGCGAGTCTCGATAAAGAAACTTCATCAGCGTCTTGGAGTGACCACCATATACGTGACGCATGATCAGGTTGAGGCAATGACAATGGGCGATAGGATCGTCGTAATGAAAGACGGTTTGGTTCAGCAGGTTGACAGCCCCACTGATCTTTACGATAAACCCGCAAACAAGTTTTCAGCTAGTTTTATTGGTTCCCCACCAATGAACTTTTTGATTGGTAACGTCCAAAATGGACTTATTAGTGGGCAGCAATTCAATATTAATCCAGACCAGGAGTTAAACCAGAAGCTCCAGAAGTACAACAATCAGCAGGTAACAGTCGGTATCCGCCCTGAAAATTTTGGTCTCAAAGGCCATACTTCCATCCCGGACACCGGCAACATTGTTAAAGCCACTGTTGATGTTGTCGAACCCCTTGGCGCCGAAACTCATGTGTTCGCTACGGTTGAAGGGGATCAGTCAATAGTCGCACGGGTTGATCCTCACATTTCCCTTCGGCCGGGTGATCAGATGGAACTTCTTGTTAAAGCCGACTCTATACATGCCTTTGATATTGAATCCGAGGAGAACATTCGCTATAACTGA
- a CDS encoding sugar ABC transporter permease — translation MPGGGELRIKRILSLLVIYLFLVTVLIFSLYPILWTVLTSLKTSIETIKNPYSLPETIQWANYAQAWVIGRFGTYSWNSIFITVPTVLLITTLATMTSYALSKLKLFGVPAILLFFLLGLMVPFHGFMIPMYYQLRDLDLLNTRWGVILALTALALPFAVYLMRSAIIQVPDELIESARLDGANPIQILLMVVTPLIRPTLVALIVIQSIWAWNEFLIPLLILHKDSLRTVQIGLTFXQTRFSTDFALTAAGTVIILAPLIVVYLAFQRHFVKGILSGGVKS, via the coding sequence ATGCCCGGTGGTGGAGAGCTCAGGATAAAACGGATCTTAAGTTTATTGGTTATATATTTGTTCCTCGTCACTGTTCTTATTTTCAGTCTTTACCCTATCCTGTGGACTGTCTTAACTTCACTTAAAACATCGATCGAGACGATTAAGAATCCCTACTCACTCCCAGAAACGATTCAGTGGGCTAACTATGCTCAAGCGTGGGTGATTGGCCGGTTTGGTACTTACTCATGGAATTCCATATTCATTACTGTTCCTACNGTGCTCTTGATCACGACCTTAGCAACAATGACGTCGTACGCACTGTCCAAACTCAAGCTGTTTGGCGTCCCAGCTATCCTATTGTTCTTCCTATTAGGGCTCATGGTTCCCTTTCACGGTTTCATGATTCCTATGTACTACCAACTCAGAGACCTCGATCTTTTGAACACTCGTTGGGGTGTCATTTTAGCCTTGACGGCTTTAGCTCTTCCCTTTGCGGTGTACCTGATGAGATCAGCGATCATACAGGTACCTGATGAGCTCATCGAATCCGCACGGCTCGACGGTGCCAATCCCATACAAATACTGCTGATGGTGGTGACACCATTAATTAGGCCGACATTAGTGGCGCTTATAGTAATCCAATCAATATGGGCATGGAATGAGTTTTTGATTCCACTTCTAATCCTCCATAAGGACTCCTTGAGGACAGTGCAGATCGGATTAACGTTCTTNCAGACTCGCTTTAGTACTGATTTCGCATTAACGGCAGCCGGTACCGTAATTATTTTAGCGCCACTCATCGTCGTCTACCTTGCTTTCCAAAGGCACTTTGTGAAAGGCATTCTTTCGGGTGGCGTGAAAAGTTAA
- a CDS encoding ABC transporter permease encodes MVVFLRSGLHTEGRIYGYLLLLPAVALYTLLVVWPIIHSIVLSFQDWNGFAPDRNWVGFQNYTDALQNVRFWRAFLNNLIWGALSVIPVGIGLVIAVVLYMNKIWGSAFFRVSFLLPFTLSGVLTGIIWGWIYNPEWGTINTILRGLGLDALARPWLAEPGISLIAANLVGGWTWFGFCMVIFLAGLQSIPDEIYDAAKIDGASSFQLFTRITVPLLGTYVRMLTIVTIIFSFKVFDLIFVMTQGGPFQTSEVLGFVIYQFAFTQWKIGLASAIGIILTIIVLLASMFSVRREEGY; translated from the coding sequence ATGGTGGTTTTTTTGCGTAGCGGACTTCATACAGAAGGAAGAATCTACGGTTACCTTTTGCTGTTGCCCGCAGTTGCACTTTACACCCTGCTTGTTGTCTGGCCAATAATTCATTCAATAGTTCTATCCTTCCAGGATTGGAATGGGTTTGCACCCGACCGGAATTGGGTTGGTTTCCAAAACTACACTGATGCTCTCCAAAACGTTCGCTTTTGGAGAGCATTCCTGAACAACCTAATTTGGGGGGCCTTGTCAGTAATCCCTGTAGGCATTGGCCTTGTCATTGCCGTCGTCCTCTACATGAACAAAATATGGGGTAGCGCTTTTTTTCGAGTTTCGTTCTTACTTCCCTTCACGCTCTCGGGGGTCCTAACCGGAATCATCTGGGGATGGATATATAACCCCGAATGGGGAACAATAAACACGATCCTCCGTGGATTGGGTCTGGATGCATTAGCCCGGCCTTGGCTCGCTGAACCGGGAATCTCTTTGATTGCAGCGAATCTGGTTGGTGGTTGGACCTGGTTCGGTTTTTGCATGGTAATTTTCTTAGCTGGCCTTCAATCTATTCCTGATGAAATTTATGATGCAGCTAAAATCGATGGTGCATCAAGCTTCCAACTATTCACTCGCATTACCGTGCCACTTTTGGGCACTTACGTTCGTATGCTCACTATCGTGACCATCATATTTTCGTTCAAAGTGTTCGACCTAATATTCGTAATGACGCAAGGTGGTCCTTTCCAAACTAGTGAGGTACTGGGTTTTGTCATTTACCAGTTTGCTTTCACCCAATGGAAAATAGGTTTAGCTAGCGCTATTGGCATCATCCTGACGATCATCGTGTTACTCGCGTCGATGTTTTCTGTCCGGAGAGAGGAAGGATACTGA
- the bshA gene encoding N-acetyl-alpha-D-glucosaminyl L-malate synthase BshA — MNIAVLLHSAAGGSGVFATELGQRLAKNGHKVHFVADQVPFRLTEIDGPGIAFHQIQSMIYPLFGAPLTTLAESSKLVEVIEEYGIDLIHAHYAVPHATAALLARDMVRSVPKPAVVTTLHGTDVTLVGLNRAYLRTTQYSIDRSDVVTAVSHYLAKATRLEMSTDRDIXVIPNTVDPERFCRAEDPELRLRFAEPNEKLIVHVSNFRPVKRTSDVVKVFAXVASSIPSRLLMIGDGPDRPEAFRLATELGIIDKVDFLGTAPRIEVPLSVADLFLXPSEQEAFGLAALEAMSSSVPVIGSSAGGLPEVVTPGKTGYLLPIGDVEAMTQAGLRILSDPVLLSSMRQATRNKAVEVFNEEKVVPMYEEAYQMALTINSQ; from the coding sequence ATGAACATTGCGGTTCTCCTTCATAGCGCTGCAGGAGGAAGCGGCGTTTTCGCCACCGAACTTGGTCAACGATTGGCAAAGAACGGACACAAGGTGCATTTCGTGGCAGATCAAGTGCCTTTTAGGCTCACTGAAATTGATGGTCCTGGTATTGCTTTTCACCAGATACAGAGCATGATCTATCCGTTGTTCGGCGCCCCTTTGACCACTCTGGCAGAATCCTCGAAGCTAGTCGAGGTTATAGAGGAGTACGGGATAGATCTAATACATGCACATTATGCTGTACCGCACGCCACCGCAGCTTTGCTGGCTAGAGATATGGTCCGTAGTGTCCCAAAGCCCGCTGTGGTAACTACATTGCATGGGACAGACGTTACGCTCGTAGGGCTCAACCGAGCATATTTACGTACCACCCAATACAGTATCGACCGTTCAGACGTGGTGACGGCCGTGAGTCACTACCTTGCTAAGGCAACACGGTTGGAGATGAGTACTGACCGAGATATCNGGGTAATACCTAACACCGTGGATCCTGAGCGCTTCTGCCGAGCAGAAGATCCAGAGCTGAGGCTTAGGTTCGCTGAACCCAATGAGAAGCTAATCGTGCATGTTTCTAACTTCAGGCCCGTTAAACGTACTAGTGATGTGGTCAAGGTGTTTGCCCNGGTAGCTTCCTCTATACCCTCGCGACTCTTAATGATTGGCGATGGTCCTGACCGTCCAGAAGCCTTCCGTCTTGCAACGGAGCTAGGCATAATAGATAAGGTCGATTTTCTAGGTACGGCCCCCCGCATTGAAGTCCCATTATCTGTTGCAGACTTGTTCCTTNTACCCAGTGAACAGGAGGCGTTTGGTCTTGCTGCGTTAGAGGCGATGTCGAGTAGCGTGCCGGTAATAGGCTCGAGTGCAGGTGGTTTACCCGAGGTGGTAACTCCTGGCAAGACGGGGTATTTACTGCCTATCGGGGATGTTGAAGCAATGACTCAAGCTGGGTTAAGAATCCTGAGCGACCCAGTTCTGTTATCGAGCATGCGACAAGCGACGCGGAACAAGGCAGTTGAAGTTTTTAACGAAGAGAAGGTAGTACCGATGTACGAAGAGGCCTACCAGATGGCACTCACTATTAACAGCCAATGA
- a CDS encoding 5-formyltetrahydrofolate cyclo-ligase, with product MDIPSTNAPKNAWRIWARHARDASASTNTNMDIMSTLSXWGPYQAARYILTFLAFGSEPDAKALEGETGKDFYVTRTWPGDPHRQSIHRLDRKNLERHPYGFLQPPEETPEVDPGIIEIVLVPGLAFDESGGRLGYGLGYYDQLLANLDPAALRIGVTPLSLVVPQLPTTKHDVTMTHLVTEQRISRVAVH from the coding sequence ATGGATATCCCCTCCACCAACGCTCCAAAAAACGCTTGGCGCATTTGGGCCAGGCATGCCAGGGACGCTTCGGCTTCTACGAATACAAATATGGACATCATGTCGACGTTAAGTTGNTGGGGTCCTTATCAAGCTGCCAGGTACATCCTCACGTTCCTGGCTTTTGGGTCAGAACCAGATGCTAAGGCTCTCGAAGGCGAGACTGGAAAGGATTTCTACGTTACTCGTACCTGGCCGGGTGATCCACACCGCCAGAGCATCCACCGGCTAGACCGAAAAAATCTCGAACGCCACCCATACGGTTTCCTACAACCCCCAGAAGAAACACCAGAAGTTGACCCTGGAATTATAGAGATCGTTCTGGTGCCTGGTCTAGCTTTCGACGAAAGTGGTGGTCGACTTGGTTATGGACTTGGCTATTACGACCAGCTGCTTGCAAATCTTGATCCTGCGGCCTTACGAATTGGTGTAACACCACTTTCGCTGGTGGTGCCTCAACTCCCAACCACCAAACATGACGTCACCATGACGCACTTAGTGACAGAACAACGAATCTCTCGTGTCGCTGTACACTAA
- a CDS encoding osmotically inducible protein OsmC — MSETHTTSVHHLVDKRFVGITPDEQRVLIDGEANARTGMRPMQLVLNALGACVGYDVVEILKKRRLDIHSYRIELEGHRSDEPPKRFTRIHARHVFDVPGLDQKNAERFVELTMTKYCSVSASLNADITFEVVLDDEPESP; from the coding sequence ATGTCTGAAACGCATACTACGTCAGTTCACCACCTTGTAGATAAGCGCTTCGTGGGTATTACCCCAGATGAACAACGGGTACTCATAGATGGTGAGGCAAACGCCAGGACCGGAATGAGGCCCATGCAGCTCGTACTCAACGCTCTTGGAGCCTGCGTTGGTTACGATGTTGTTGAGATCCTGAAAAAACGTCGGCTCGATATTCACAGTTACCGAATAGAACTTGAGGGTCACAGGTCGGACGAACCTCCTAAGCGTTTCACACGGATTCACGCTAGGCACGTGTTTGACGTACCCGGACTTGACCAAAAAAATGCCGAACGTTTTGTGGAACTCACCATGACTAAATACTGCTCAGTCAGCGCTAGCCTCAATGCTGACATTACTTTCGAGGTAGTTCTCGATGACGAGCCTGAGAGTCCTTAG
- a CDS encoding hydroxyacid dehydrogenase, translating to MTSLRVLSVSQLLLIALPESTLSKEQLELVRAAAPGKKLVVTNERTKIEELLPDIEIVAGSFPKDLISRAVGLRWFQQWGAGADWILSDSEASSHDFVLTNASGVHSVPITEXIFALLLAFGRGLPDAFENQKQALWPPSSFPSIPGSXLFELVDQTMMVVGVGAIGARTAKIAKAFGMRTVGIRRHWERPVPNVDLLRGPGDLLELLPESDAVVLTVPSTPETRGMIGEPELRAMKETTVIINIGRGSTIQENVLARALEEGWIRGAGLDVFENEPLPETSPLWRNKRVIITPHYAGSTPRYHQRALAIFVDNLGRYRRGETLRNVVNKKLGY from the coding sequence ATGACGAGCCTGAGAGTCCTTAGTGTGTCTCAACTTTTATTGATAGCTCTCCCAGAGAGCACTCTTTCTAAAGAGCAACTCGAATTGGTTCGCGCAGCTGCCCCAGGAAAGAAATTAGTTGTGACTAACGAAAGAACCAAAATCGAAGAATTACTCCCTGACATCGAGATTGTCGCGGGAAGCTTCCCGAAAGATCTAATTAGTAGAGCTGTGGGACTACGATGGTTTCAGCAATGGGGAGCTGGCGCTGATTGGATACTCAGTGATTCTGAAGCTTCGAGCCACGATTTTGTACTAACCAACGCCTCGGGCGTGCATTCAGTACCGATCACCGAGCANATTTTCGCGCTGCTGCTGGCCTTTGGTCGGGGTCTTCCTGACGCTTTCGAGAACCAGAAGCAGGCTCTTTGGCCGCCCTCTTCTTTCCCGAGCATTCCTGGTTCTNGTTTATTTGAACTTGTTGACCAGACCATGATGGTAGTGGGCGTAGGAGCTATTGGAGCGAGAACAGCAAAGATAGCTAAAGCATTCGGCATGCGGACAGTTGGTATCCGACGTCATTGGGAACGACCGGTTCCTAATGTCGATCTGCTTCGTGGTCCAGGTGATCTTCTTGAGCTTCTACCTGAATCCGACGCAGTTGTCCTTACTGTTCCTTCAACTCCTGAGACTCGCGGAATGATTGGAGAGCCAGAGCTCAGGGCCATGAAGGAAACTACTGTGATTATTAACATTGGACGTGGCAGTACTATTCAGGAGAACGTCCTGGCTCGGGCTTTGGAGGAAGGCTGGATTCGTGGTGCTGGGCTTGATGTGTTCGAAAATGAGCCTTTACCTGAAACCTCGCCATTATGGCGGAATAAACGGGTGATCATCACGCCACACTATGCTGGCAGTACTCCCCGATATCACCAACGGGCATTAGCGATCTTTGTCGACAACCTAGGTCGTTATCGACGTGGCGAAACTCTACGTAATGTAGTGAATAAAAAACTGGGTTATTGA
- the mgsA gene encoding methylglyoxal synthase, with protein MKSVALIAHDKKKLDLAVFAKDHADVLARFPLIATSTTGSVLKDKAGLQAERLLSGPEGGDLQVGSRIAEGLVLAVIFFRDPLTAQPHEPDVSALMRICDVHVVPLATNLGTAEAIIEWLVEQLGG; from the coding sequence TTGAAGTCGGTGGCTCTTATTGCCCATGACAAGAAAAAACTAGATCTGGCTGTATTCGCTAAAGATCATGCTGATGTTTTGGCACGTTTTCCTCTTATCGCTACGAGCACCACAGGTTCCGTATTGAAAGATAAAGCCGGACTCCAAGCTGAGCGGCTCCTGAGTGGCCCGGAAGGCGGAGACTTGCAGGTTGGGTCCCGTATTGCTGAGGGTCTTGTACTGGCTGTGATTTTCTTCCGAGACCCTTTAACCGCCCAACCACATGAACCCGACGTTTCTGCACTCATGCGAATTTGTGATGTTCACGTGGTACCGCTAGCCACCAACTTAGGAACGGCAGAAGCCATCATCGAGTGGTTGGTGGAACAACTTGGAGGATAA